In the genome of Cutibacterium equinum, one region contains:
- a CDS encoding ABC transporter permease: MKSDMRAMLRNPMFIVVGVISLWFIVTFLIVPNVALLETVFSHQEGMSAWQKLSMSEPAKKSLVNSLILAITLSITVNVVGIFIVLVTRYYDIKGARFLWFGYATTLIYGGIVLVSGYKFLYGPNGILTRALTAIVPALDADWFTGFTAVAFVMTFACTGNHLLFLTAAMAKVDYQTVEAAKQMGASNWTILRKVVLPVLKPTIFAVTILVFLSGLGALAAPQIVGGRDFQTISPMILTFANAPGSRDLAATLALILAVVTMLLLVILNRLERGGTYFSVSKVPVGLVKQKIDNPIANVVVHVLAYLLFLVYALPPILIIIFSFADAESISFARLSWHSFTLENYQRVLTDRAASWPFVVSVGYSAAASIIVMALILFVARIVARYTNVITVGLEYLFHIPWVMPGVMTALGLILAFDHPNWLVGGQVLSGTLIILLIAYVIGKIPFTLRMLKAAFTGINQNLEEAASMLGAGQFYTFRRVLLPLVLPAAAAITALNFNSMLDDYDTAVFLAHPFYQPLGIFIKNASENETAGDTTPLTFVFTVVLMIISSLTMFLVYGRGSRLGKKKAVKRKKAVVETAVQEATNS, translated from the coding sequence ATGAAATCCGATATGCGCGCCATGCTGAGAAACCCGATGTTCATCGTCGTCGGGGTAATCTCCCTGTGGTTCATTGTCACCTTCCTGATTGTGCCGAACGTAGCCCTGCTCGAGACCGTGTTCTCCCACCAGGAGGGTATGTCGGCCTGGCAGAAGCTCTCGATGTCGGAGCCGGCCAAGAAATCATTGGTCAACTCGCTGATTCTCGCTATCACCCTGTCGATCACCGTTAACGTCGTGGGTATCTTCATCGTGCTGGTCACCCGGTACTACGACATCAAGGGAGCTCGCTTCCTGTGGTTCGGTTACGCCACGACGCTTATTTATGGCGGCATCGTCCTGGTCTCGGGCTACAAGTTCCTCTACGGCCCCAACGGCATTTTGACCCGCGCCCTCACCGCCATCGTGCCTGCGCTCGACGCTGACTGGTTCACTGGCTTCACCGCAGTGGCATTCGTCATGACGTTCGCGTGCACCGGAAACCATCTTTTGTTCCTAACCGCCGCGATGGCCAAGGTCGATTACCAGACCGTCGAGGCTGCAAAGCAGATGGGAGCCTCCAACTGGACCATCCTGCGCAAGGTGGTTCTGCCAGTGCTCAAGCCGACGATTTTTGCCGTCACGATTCTGGTTTTCCTATCCGGTCTCGGCGCCCTGGCAGCTCCCCAGATCGTGGGAGGACGAGATTTTCAGACCATCTCGCCGATGATTTTGACCTTCGCCAATGCTCCGGGGTCTCGGGACCTCGCAGCCACGCTGGCACTGATTCTGGCGGTCGTCACCATGCTGCTTCTGGTGATCTTGAACCGCCTTGAACGCGGCGGCACCTACTTCTCGGTGTCCAAGGTGCCGGTGGGACTCGTCAAACAGAAGATCGACAACCCGATCGCCAACGTTGTGGTCCATGTGTTGGCCTACCTCCTCTTCCTGGTCTACGCGCTGCCCCCGATCCTCATCATCATCTTCTCCTTCGCCGACGCGGAGTCCATCTCCTTTGCCCGCCTGTCCTGGCACTCGTTCACGCTCGAGAACTATCAACGTGTCCTCACTGACCGGGCCGCCTCGTGGCCGTTCGTCGTGTCCGTGGGCTACTCGGCGGCAGCATCGATCATTGTGATGGCGCTCATCTTGTTCGTGGCCCGTATCGTCGCCCGCTACACCAATGTCATCACCGTGGGGCTCGAGTACCTGTTCCACATCCCTTGGGTGATGCCCGGCGTCATGACTGCCCTCGGACTCATCCTCGCCTTCGACCATCCAAACTGGCTGGTCGGCGGGCAGGTCCTTTCCGGTACTCTGATCATCCTGCTCATCGCATACGTGATTGGAAAGATTCCGTTCACCCTTCGCATGCTGAAGGCAGCGTTCACGGGTATCAACCAGAATCTGGAAGAGGCAGCCTCCATGCTGGGAGCCGGCCAGTTCTACACGTTCCGGCGAGTCCTGCTCCCCCTCGTGCTACCCGCAGCAGCGGCCATCACCGCGCTGAACTTCAATTCCATGCTGGATGACTACGACACCGCAGTCTTCCTGGCGCACCCCTTCTACCAGCCGTTGGGCATCTTCATCAAGAACGCCAGTGAGAATGAGACCGCAGGCGACACTACGCCGCTCACCTTCGTCTTCACCGTCGTGCTGATGATCATCTCCAGCCTGACCATGTTTCTGGTGTATGGTCGCGGTTCGCGTCTTGGCAAGAAGAAGGCCGTCAAACGTAAGAAGGCCGTCGTTGAGACCGCCGTGCAGGAGGCTACCAACTCATGA
- a CDS encoding YagU family protein: protein MTSSTTEPSRRRFGAALWAGVLAGIIGAIVKFGWEVPLPPRTAARNATNPPQQLLQQLGFSEHFTHMTYTFNGWPLPYVSFIVHFGFSIFFAVVYALLAEKYPRVKLWQGAVFGLAIWVLFHLILMPAMGTVPAPWHQPFGEHFSESLGHVFWMWVIELTRRDLRNRITGEPDAEVPLPALGTN from the coding sequence ATGACCTCGAGCACCACGGAACCGTCTCGCCGAAGGTTTGGAGCCGCGCTATGGGCGGGCGTGCTCGCCGGAATTATCGGCGCCATTGTGAAGTTCGGCTGGGAGGTTCCGCTGCCTCCGCGCACTGCGGCACGCAATGCCACGAACCCTCCCCAGCAGCTCCTTCAGCAACTTGGGTTCAGCGAGCACTTCACTCACATGACGTACACCTTCAACGGGTGGCCGCTCCCCTACGTGAGCTTCATCGTCCACTTTGGGTTCTCGATCTTCTTCGCCGTCGTATACGCGCTGCTGGCCGAAAAATACCCTCGCGTCAAGCTGTGGCAGGGCGCAGTCTTCGGTTTGGCCATCTGGGTGCTCTTCCATCTCATCCTCATGCCAGCCATGGGCACCGTCCCCGCCCCCTGGCACCAGCCCTTCGGTGAGCACTTCAGCGAGTCCCTCGGGCACGTGTTCTGGATGTGGGTCATCGAGCTCACCCGTCGAGACCTGCGCAACCGCATCACCGGCGAGCCTGATGCCGAGGTTCCGCTGCCTGCACTTGGAACCAACTGA
- a CDS encoding glycerophosphodiester phosphodiesterase family protein → MIGHARYAETNSQLIDLLEADHPAILVHRGSGRASIVENTCKGIKAAITEGADIVEIDIVASTDGDYYLFHDGYEPMAFGIKDNLTTLSTAELEKLNYSWALMEPGSYPLERLDTVLEKFPSTIFNIDRSWRWWPDLLSYMAERSSVGHLTVKCHASDETALQALGGHDAKFPFIPIVTSPEQVDRIAADVTLNTVAFELLAPDLNHPFADPSYLDSLRERGFGLMLNAINLADAVPLYAGFDDETSVLDDPDKGWGELRRRGADIIQTDWPSLLKNYLDS, encoded by the coding sequence ATGATCGGACACGCCCGCTACGCCGAGACCAACTCGCAGCTCATCGATCTGCTTGAAGCCGATCACCCAGCCATCCTCGTCCACCGCGGCAGCGGTCGGGCAAGCATCGTGGAAAACACCTGCAAGGGGATCAAGGCCGCAATCACCGAGGGTGCTGACATCGTCGAGATCGACATCGTCGCATCTACCGACGGTGACTATTACCTGTTCCACGACGGGTACGAGCCCATGGCCTTCGGCATCAAGGACAACCTCACCACCCTCAGTACCGCTGAACTGGAGAAGCTCAACTACTCATGGGCCCTGATGGAACCAGGTTCCTATCCGCTCGAACGCCTCGACACAGTCCTTGAGAAGTTCCCCAGCACCATCTTCAACATTGACCGCTCCTGGCGCTGGTGGCCCGACCTGCTCAGCTACATGGCGGAGCGAAGTTCAGTGGGACACCTCACCGTGAAGTGCCACGCCAGCGACGAGACGGCTCTGCAAGCACTCGGTGGCCACGACGCCAAGTTCCCCTTCATTCCGATCGTCACCTCGCCAGAGCAGGTTGACCGGATTGCAGCCGATGTGACCTTGAACACGGTGGCCTTCGAACTGCTTGCCCCAGACCTCAACCATCCCTTTGCTGACCCGTCATACCTCGACTCGCTCCGTGAGCGTGGCTTCGGCTTGATGCTCAACGCCATCAACCTTGCCGACGCGGTCCCCCTGTATGCCGGATTCGACGACGAGACCTCAGTGCTCGACGACCCAGACAAGGGCTGGGGTGAACTGCGCCGCCGTGGCGCAGACATCATCCAGACCGATTGGCCCAGCCTGCTCAAGAACTACCTCGACTCGTGA